From Streptomyces sp. NBC_01460, a single genomic window includes:
- a CDS encoding bifunctional glycosyltransferase/CDP-glycerol:glycerophosphate glycerophosphotransferase has translation MSVIVPFQDVEIYLAECLESIARQTFRDFEVIMVDDGSTDSSTAIAEGFCAEDPRFRLIRQEANGPGHARNTGLRAMHPAGEFLVFADGDDVIPEYAYELLIRTLSESGSDFVSGNVQMMNSTTKWQSPLHKGPMQRDRKGTHITRFEALIYDRTVWNKVFRRSFWDYHFIQFPEGVLYEDSWVNMFAHFKAAKVDVITDIVYFWRRRDGGAAPSITQRHTELSNLQDRVAAVQSVSRFLGQHRSRSFRDHKRKYDLACLKSDLMLHLKVLPDADEEYRDAFMYAAQDFLGEADDDIIDELPADARVKWLLVHQGRLGELLDVLEFERKGGPLPVRRRFRRYLNYPHLGNRETGLYKRDYRLDKELSPFSSLTGAQWKGEWLTLTGSAYVRFINVHKRHMSTKMLALRNKKTGNTLVNLARTVYYPQATEYSNQNRYCYDWAGFESRFDTTRLKKKGEWVEGTWDVAAGVFSRGLFRYKSIGRGGAGVAANPPIRYVDKNTRIVPLFVQGGLKIRVERVRCRITRHRVAGQYLELGGVYLGPKIPEWGKLRVTSMNGAGRHDAWMSFQPGGEGWCTFVARIPLNNLVPGSRGSGDGSVPQAWTMGSNGWKTTVHLEGRKSPLYPVMAEDTDDGHYRMPEGLQTDDGDREIVAHRNGSGYVVLFERSALPLVTDYCWREDGSLEIIGRYSCADRLTPHERSAAHLVVRSRAHGAERAVAVEWDGPRFRCVVTPAAMRTLAGAIPLAAGRWDFFLRRQDPSEVSPDERLPDLMLKIEQSLISTFPQEVETHGRGYDLQAEAYDRLSLLVRSAMAEDARGPYRQKLLRTRSYPQARRQPIRPAVLFDAFKGTQYSDSPRAVHEELVRRGVPLEHLWVVRDDQVQVPPTARAVRMWSSEWYEALATSRYVVANNHLPDWFEKRAEQVVVQTWHGTPLKKIGHDIEAVHFADQRYLERVAKEVQNWDMLVSPNSFSTPILKRAFQFPGEMVECGYPRNDILRRPGTERRAEEIRQRIGLPAGKRIIMYAPTWRDDQFYAPGKYKFDFRIDLDDARRRLGDDHVLMVRRHPNVVDPVPGAGDGFVFDVSDYPDMADLSLITDVMITDYSSLMFDFVNTGRPILFFTYDLDHYRDTLRGFYFDFEQSAPGPLLFESAELISAIEDIDRIQEGYADRYQWFQEEFCDLDDGYASARLADHILVAGGDLDPSRPQAPATEAHGPAGDRGFLSRAGNDAVRAVLHAESDVRQAPYPPAGSQSQVRMDSAHV, from the coding sequence TTGAGTGTCATCGTCCCGTTCCAGGACGTGGAGATCTACCTCGCGGAGTGCCTGGAGTCCATTGCGCGGCAGACGTTCCGCGACTTCGAAGTGATCATGGTCGACGACGGATCGACGGACTCGTCCACGGCGATAGCGGAGGGGTTCTGCGCCGAGGACCCCCGCTTCCGGCTGATACGCCAGGAGGCGAACGGCCCCGGGCACGCGCGCAACACCGGGCTGCGCGCGATGCATCCGGCCGGCGAGTTCCTGGTGTTCGCCGACGGCGACGACGTCATTCCCGAGTACGCCTACGAACTGCTCATCCGCACACTCTCCGAGTCCGGATCGGATTTCGTCTCCGGAAACGTGCAGATGATGAATTCCACGACGAAGTGGCAATCCCCCCTCCACAAGGGGCCGATGCAGCGGGACCGCAAGGGCACCCACATCACGCGCTTCGAGGCGCTCATCTATGACCGCACCGTCTGGAACAAGGTGTTCCGGAGGAGCTTCTGGGACTACCACTTCATCCAGTTCCCCGAAGGGGTTCTCTACGAGGACTCCTGGGTCAACATGTTCGCTCACTTCAAGGCCGCCAAGGTCGATGTCATCACCGACATCGTCTACTTCTGGCGAAGACGGGACGGCGGAGCCGCCCCGTCGATCACCCAGAGACACACCGAGCTCAGCAACCTCCAGGACCGTGTCGCGGCGGTCCAGTCCGTGAGCCGCTTCCTCGGGCAGCACCGCTCACGCTCGTTCCGGGACCACAAGCGGAAGTACGACCTCGCCTGCCTGAAGTCGGACCTGATGCTGCACCTGAAGGTCCTTCCCGACGCCGACGAGGAGTACCGGGACGCCTTCATGTACGCGGCCCAGGACTTCCTCGGTGAGGCTGACGACGACATCATCGACGAACTCCCGGCGGATGCCCGGGTCAAGTGGCTCCTCGTCCACCAGGGCCGGCTCGGCGAGCTCCTGGACGTTCTCGAGTTCGAACGGAAAGGCGGCCCGCTGCCTGTCCGCAGGCGGTTCCGCCGTTACCTGAACTACCCTCATCTGGGCAACCGGGAGACGGGCCTCTACAAGCGCGACTACCGGCTCGACAAGGAGCTGTCGCCCTTCAGTTCGCTCACGGGCGCGCAGTGGAAGGGTGAGTGGCTCACCCTGACCGGATCCGCCTATGTGCGCTTCATCAACGTGCACAAGCGGCACATGTCCACGAAGATGCTGGCCCTGCGGAACAAGAAGACGGGCAACACGCTCGTCAACCTGGCACGGACCGTCTACTACCCGCAGGCCACCGAGTACTCGAACCAGAACCGTTACTGCTACGACTGGGCAGGCTTCGAAAGCCGCTTCGACACCACGCGTCTCAAGAAGAAGGGTGAGTGGGTCGAGGGCACCTGGGACGTCGCGGCAGGTGTCTTCAGCCGCGGGCTGTTCCGCTACAAGAGCATCGGACGCGGTGGGGCGGGCGTCGCCGCCAACCCGCCGATCCGCTATGTGGACAAGAACACGCGCATCGTGCCGCTCTTCGTCCAGGGCGGTCTCAAGATCCGCGTCGAGAGAGTGCGCTGCCGCATCACCAGGCACCGCGTGGCCGGCCAGTATCTCGAGCTGGGAGGCGTCTACCTCGGACCCAAGATCCCGGAGTGGGGAAAGCTCCGCGTCACCAGCATGAACGGTGCGGGGCGGCACGACGCCTGGATGTCCTTCCAGCCCGGCGGCGAGGGGTGGTGCACCTTCGTCGCCCGGATCCCCCTGAACAACCTGGTGCCCGGCTCGCGGGGATCGGGCGACGGATCCGTACCGCAGGCATGGACCATGGGAAGCAACGGCTGGAAGACGACCGTCCATCTGGAAGGGCGTAAATCACCGCTGTACCCCGTGATGGCCGAGGACACGGACGACGGGCACTATCGGATGCCCGAAGGGCTGCAGACCGACGACGGCGACCGCGAGATCGTCGCCCACCGCAACGGTTCGGGCTACGTGGTCCTCTTCGAGCGCTCCGCCCTGCCCCTGGTCACCGACTACTGCTGGCGCGAGGACGGTTCACTCGAGATCATCGGCCGGTACTCCTGTGCGGACCGGCTGACCCCGCACGAGAGGAGCGCCGCCCACCTGGTCGTACGGTCACGCGCCCATGGCGCCGAGCGCGCGGTGGCCGTCGAATGGGACGGTCCTCGCTTCCGCTGTGTGGTCACCCCCGCGGCGATGCGGACCCTCGCAGGGGCCATCCCGCTCGCCGCGGGCCGCTGGGACTTCTTCCTGCGTCGTCAGGACCCCTCCGAGGTGTCGCCGGACGAGCGCCTGCCGGACCTCATGCTCAAGATCGAGCAGAGCCTCATCAGTACCTTTCCGCAGGAGGTCGAGACGCACGGCAGGGGGTACGACCTCCAGGCCGAGGCCTACGACCGGCTGTCGCTGCTCGTCCGCTCCGCGATGGCCGAGGACGCCCGGGGGCCGTACCGCCAGAAGCTGCTGCGCACCAGGAGCTACCCCCAGGCCCGTCGGCAGCCGATCAGGCCCGCCGTGCTGTTCGACGCCTTCAAGGGCACCCAGTACTCGGACAGTCCACGAGCCGTCCACGAGGAACTGGTCCGGCGCGGAGTCCCGCTGGAGCACCTGTGGGTGGTCCGCGACGACCAGGTCCAGGTGCCTCCGACAGCGAGGGCCGTCCGCATGTGGTCGTCGGAGTGGTACGAGGCGCTGGCCACCTCCCGTTACGTCGTCGCGAACAACCATCTCCCCGACTGGTTCGAGAAGCGCGCGGAGCAGGTGGTCGTGCAGACCTGGCACGGCACCCCGCTCAAGAAGATCGGCCACGACATCGAGGCCGTCCACTTCGCCGACCAGCGCTATCTGGAACGGGTGGCGAAGGAGGTCCAGAACTGGGACATGCTGGTCTCCCCGAACAGCTTCTCCACGCCCATCCTCAAGCGGGCCTTCCAGTTCCCCGGGGAGATGGTCGAGTGCGGCTACCCCCGCAACGACATCCTGCGTCGCCCTGGCACGGAGCGGCGTGCGGAGGAGATCAGACAGCGCATCGGACTGCCGGCGGGGAAGCGCATCATCATGTACGCACCCACCTGGCGCGACGACCAGTTCTACGCACCCGGCAAGTACAAGTTCGACTTCCGGATCGACCTCGACGACGCCCGCAGACGCCTCGGTGACGATCACGTGCTGATGGTCCGCCGGCACCCCAACGTCGTGGACCCGGTCCCGGGCGCCGGGGACGGTTTCGTCTTCGACGTGTCCGACTACCCGGACATGGCGGATCTCTCCCTCATCACCGATGTGATGATCACGGACTACTCGTCCCTGATGTTCGACTTCGTCAACACCGGACGTCCCATCCTGTTCTTCACCTACGACCTGGACCACTACCGGGACACGCTCCGGGGCTTCTACTTCGACTTCGAGCAGAGCGCTCCCGGGCCGCTGCTGTTCGAATCGGCTGAACTCATCTCCGCGATCGAGGACATCGACCGCATCCAGGAGGGGTACGCCGACCGCTACCAGTGGTTCCAGGAGGAGTTCTGCGACCTGGACGACGGGTACGCCTCCGCCCGCCTGGCGGATCACATCCTCGTCGCCGGAGGCGATCTCGACCCGTCCCGGCCCCAGGCCCCGGCGACGGAAGCGCACGGGCCCGCCGGCGACCGCGGGTTCCTGTCGCGGGCCGGCAACGACGCGGTGAGGGCGGTCCTGCATGCGGAGAGCGACGTACGGCAAGCCCCGTACCCCCCGGCCGGATCGCAGTCCCAGGTGAGAATGGATTCCGCACATGTCTAA
- a CDS encoding endonuclease/exonuclease/phosphatase family protein, with translation MLTVCALLLGLSQPLHATRAWAPDAAPGHLRIATWNMCGVLQWNCESTGTRTEKIRALKRLAGSDRTDVVMLQEVCAGDLTDARNELGEDWHSTFLPYAVQDAEGRRTAVRCAEARRGTAGLALLALSPLTEVSVVSTRQPAVGLHRGIVCATAAALAVRVCNAHLSLPNGDRAHADREFRDDQLKSLVGAADERTVFGGDLNSAPPRSADRDSWIWPYAAYRTYRECDQRSPASRAGRATHSTGHKVDYLFTALPRTGCSVRGTGASDHSALIIQVGAPA, from the coding sequence GTGCTGACGGTGTGCGCCCTCCTCCTCGGGCTGTCGCAGCCGCTGCACGCCACCCGGGCGTGGGCCCCGGACGCCGCGCCGGGGCACCTGCGTATCGCGACCTGGAACATGTGCGGGGTCCTGCAGTGGAACTGTGAGAGCACCGGAACCCGTACCGAGAAGATCCGTGCGCTGAAACGGCTGGCCGGCAGCGACCGCACGGACGTGGTGATGCTGCAGGAAGTCTGTGCCGGCGACCTCACCGACGCCCGGAATGAGCTGGGAGAGGACTGGCACAGCACCTTTCTGCCCTATGCCGTCCAGGACGCCGAGGGCCGGCGCACCGCCGTCCGGTGCGCGGAAGCGCGCCGAGGGACGGCGGGCCTGGCGCTTCTCGCGCTCTCTCCGCTCACCGAGGTGTCGGTGGTGTCCACCCGGCAGCCGGCGGTCGGGCTGCACCGGGGGATCGTCTGCGCGACGGCGGCCGCCCTCGCCGTGCGGGTGTGCAACGCACATCTCAGTCTGCCGAACGGTGACCGGGCGCATGCCGACCGGGAGTTCCGCGACGACCAGCTGAAGTCACTGGTGGGTGCGGCGGATGAGCGCACGGTGTTCGGCGGCGACCTGAACAGCGCACCGCCGCGGAGCGCCGACAGGGACAGCTGGATCTGGCCGTACGCCGCCTACCGGACCTACCGGGAATGCGACCAGAGATCGCCCGCGTCACGTGCGGGCAGGGCCACGCACAGCACCGGCCACAAGGTCGATTACCTGTTCACCGCGTTGCCGAGGACCGGCTGCTCCGTCCGCGGCACGGGGGCGTCGGACCACTCGGCCCTGATCATCCAGGTCGGTGCCCCTGCATGA
- a CDS encoding 3-hydroxyacyl-CoA dehydrogenase NAD-binding domain-containing protein: MSSTTELLKGAAELFPGEVVTQAHVRHLDLPGGAGRFALITLDNGFDHTKPTTIGPQSLANLDAAVDQVEKEAAEGTIVGVGVTGKPFIFAVGADLKGVELLKDHKDALAIGKGGHDVFRRLSGLAVPTFAYYNGAAMGGGVEIGLHCSYRTVSSALPAFSLPEVFLGLVPGWGGCALLPNLIGADRAVSVIIENSLNQNRQLKGKQVFELGIADAIFEGADFLEQSLIWTASVLKGEIAVERPEVDRGDAWDQAVARGKAVADSKVHGAAPAAYRALEIIAAAKSGDLGAGFDAEDQALADLIMGGELRSGIYSFNLVQKRAKRPAGAPDKALARPVTKVGVVGAGLMASQLALLFLRRLEVPVVLTDIDQERVDKGVGYVQAEIDKLLGKGRINQDKANRLKALVSGVLDKAEGFSDADFIIEAVFEEIGVKQQVFAEVEAVAPAHAILATNTSSLSVTEMASKLKNPERVVGFHFFNPVAILPLLEIVRGEQTDDASLATAFGVARKLKKTAVLVKDAPAFVVNRILTRFMGEIQNIIDEGTPVETAEKAIEPLGLPMSPLVLLELVGPAIGLHVSETLNRAFPDRFTVSENLAAVVKAGKRGFYVYDSGKPELDPEVAALLKQGDTVLTEEQVRDRVLDAVAQEIGLMLAEGVVAEPQDIDLCLITGAGWPFHLGGITPYLDREGVSQRVNGKPFLAQGVASVPA; encoded by the coding sequence GTGAGCTCCACCACTGAGCTTCTGAAGGGTGCGGCCGAGCTGTTCCCCGGCGAGGTCGTCACGCAGGCGCACGTACGCCACCTCGACCTGCCCGGCGGTGCGGGGCGCTTCGCGCTCATCACGCTGGACAACGGCTTCGACCACACCAAGCCGACCACCATCGGCCCGCAGTCGCTGGCGAACCTGGACGCCGCCGTCGACCAGGTCGAGAAGGAGGCGGCCGAGGGCACGATCGTCGGCGTCGGTGTGACCGGCAAGCCGTTCATCTTCGCGGTCGGCGCGGACCTCAAGGGCGTCGAGCTCCTCAAGGACCACAAGGACGCGCTGGCCATCGGCAAGGGCGGCCACGACGTCTTCCGCCGCCTGTCCGGCCTCGCGGTCCCGACCTTCGCGTACTACAACGGCGCGGCCATGGGCGGCGGTGTGGAGATCGGTCTGCACTGCTCCTACCGCACCGTCTCCAGCGCGCTGCCGGCGTTCTCGCTGCCCGAGGTCTTCCTCGGCCTGGTCCCCGGCTGGGGCGGCTGCGCGCTGCTCCCGAACCTGATCGGCGCCGACCGCGCCGTCTCGGTGATCATCGAGAACTCGCTCAACCAGAACCGTCAGCTCAAGGGCAAGCAGGTCTTCGAGCTCGGGATCGCCGACGCGATCTTCGAGGGCGCGGACTTCCTGGAGCAGTCGCTGATCTGGACCGCGTCCGTCCTCAAGGGCGAGATCGCGGTCGAGCGGCCCGAGGTCGACCGCGGTGACGCCTGGGACCAGGCCGTCGCGCGCGGTAAGGCCGTCGCCGACTCCAAGGTGCACGGGGCGGCCCCGGCCGCGTACCGCGCGCTGGAGATCATCGCCGCGGCCAAGAGCGGTGACCTGGGCGCCGGCTTCGACGCCGAGGACCAGGCCCTCGCGGACCTGATCATGGGCGGCGAGCTGCGCTCCGGGATCTACTCCTTCAACCTGGTCCAGAAGCGCGCCAAGCGCCCGGCCGGCGCACCGGACAAGGCCCTGGCCCGTCCGGTCACCAAGGTCGGCGTCGTGGGCGCGGGCCTGATGGCCAGCCAGCTCGCGCTGCTCTTCCTCCGCCGCCTGGAGGTCCCGGTCGTCCTCACGGACATCGACCAGGAGCGTGTCGACAAGGGTGTGGGCTACGTCCAGGCCGAGATCGACAAGCTGCTCGGCAAGGGCCGCATCAACCAGGACAAGGCCAACCGCCTGAAGGCCCTGGTCTCCGGTGTGCTGGACAAGGCGGAGGGCTTCTCCGACGCCGACTTCATCATCGAGGCCGTCTTCGAGGAGATCGGCGTCAAGCAGCAGGTGTTCGCGGAGGTCGAGGCGGTCGCCCCGGCGCACGCGATCCTCGCCACGAACACCTCGTCCCTCTCGGTCACCGAGATGGCCTCGAAGCTGAAGAACCCCGAGCGGGTCGTCGGCTTCCACTTCTTCAACCCGGTCGCGATCCTCCCGCTCCTGGAGATCGTCCGCGGCGAGCAGACGGACGACGCCTCGCTGGCCACGGCCTTCGGTGTCGCCCGCAAGCTGAAGAAGACCGCGGTCCTGGTGAAGGACGCCCCGGCGTTCGTCGTCAACCGCATCCTCACCCGCTTCATGGGCGAGATCCAGAACATCATCGACGAGGGCACCCCGGTCGAGACGGCGGAGAAGGCCATCGAGCCCCTCGGCCTGCCGATGTCCCCGCTGGTGCTCCTGGAGCTGGTCGGCCCTGCGATCGGTCTGCACGTCTCCGAGACCCTGAACCGCGCGTTCCCGGACCGCTTCACGGTCTCCGAGAACCTCGCGGCGGTCGTCAAGGCCGGCAAGCGCGGCTTCTACGTCTACGATTCCGGCAAGCCGGAGCTGGACCCCGAGGTCGCCGCCCTCCTGAAGCAGGGCGACACCGTCCTGACGGAGGAGCAGGTCCGTGACCGCGTCCTGGACGCGGTGGCGCAGGAGATCGGCCTGATGCTCGCCGAGGGCGTCGTCGCCGAGCCCCAGGACATCGACCTCTGCCTGATCACGGGCGCCGGCTGGCCCTTCCACCTGGGCGGCATCACGCCGTACCTGGACCGCGAGGGTGTCTCGCAGCGGGTGAACGGCAAGCCGTTCCTCGCGCAGGGTGTGGCGAGCGTTCCGGCGTAG
- a CDS encoding thiolase family protein, whose amino-acid sequence MPRTIRDVVFVDGVRTPFGKAGPKGIYHETRADDLVVKAIRELLRRNPDLDPAKIDEVAIAATTQIGDQGLTLGRTAGILAGLPQSVPGYSIDRMCAGALTAVTATAGSIAFGAYDVVIAGGVEHMGRHPMGESVDPNPRLVSEKLVDESALFMGMTAENLHDRYPSITKQRADEYAVRSQEKAAKAYANGKIQQDLVPVSVRRTNAEAGETGWGLVTADEPMRPGTTLESLAGLKTPFRAHGRVTAGNAAGLNDGATASLLASEETARELGLPVKMRLVSYAFAGVEPEVMGYGPIPATEKALAKAGLSIEDIGLFEINEAFAVQVLAFLEHYGIADDDQRVNQYGGAIAYGHPLASSGVRLMTQLARQFEEQPEVRYGLTTMCVGFGMGATVVWENPNFNGGNK is encoded by the coding sequence GTGCCTCGTACCATCCGGGACGTCGTCTTCGTCGACGGCGTCCGCACCCCGTTCGGCAAAGCGGGCCCGAAGGGCATCTACCACGAGACCCGCGCCGACGATCTCGTCGTGAAGGCCATCCGGGAGCTGCTGCGCCGCAACCCGGACCTGGACCCCGCGAAGATCGACGAGGTCGCCATCGCCGCGACCACCCAGATCGGCGACCAGGGCCTCACCCTCGGGCGCACCGCCGGGATCCTGGCCGGTCTGCCGCAGTCGGTGCCCGGTTACTCCATCGACCGCATGTGTGCGGGCGCCCTCACCGCCGTCACCGCGACGGCCGGTTCCATCGCCTTCGGCGCGTACGACGTCGTCATCGCGGGCGGTGTCGAGCACATGGGCCGCCACCCGATGGGCGAGAGCGTGGACCCGAACCCGCGCCTCGTGTCGGAGAAGCTGGTCGACGAGTCCGCCCTCTTCATGGGCATGACCGCGGAGAACCTGCACGACCGGTACCCCTCGATCACCAAGCAGCGCGCCGACGAGTACGCGGTCCGCTCGCAGGAGAAGGCCGCCAAGGCCTACGCCAACGGCAAGATCCAGCAGGACCTCGTGCCGGTCTCCGTACGCCGCACCAACGCCGAGGCGGGCGAGACGGGCTGGGGCCTGGTCACCGCCGACGAGCCGATGCGCCCGGGCACCACACTGGAGTCCCTGGCCGGTCTGAAGACCCCCTTCCGCGCCCACGGCCGCGTGACGGCCGGTAACGCCGCGGGTCTCAACGACGGCGCCACCGCCTCGCTGCTCGCCTCCGAGGAGACCGCCCGCGAGCTGGGCCTCCCGGTCAAGATGCGCCTCGTGTCGTACGCCTTCGCGGGTGTCGAGCCCGAGGTCATGGGCTACGGCCCGATCCCGGCGACGGAGAAGGCCCTGGCCAAGGCCGGCCTCTCCATCGAGGACATCGGTCTCTTCGAGATCAACGAGGCCTTCGCCGTGCAGGTGCTCGCCTTCCTGGAGCACTACGGCATCGCCGACGACGACCAGCGCGTCAACCAGTACGGCGGCGCGATCGCCTACGGTCACCCGCTCGCCTCCTCCGGCGTCCGCCTGATGACTCAGCTGGCCCGCCAGTTCGAGGAGCAGCCGGAGGTCCGCTACGGCCTGACGACCATGTGCGTCGGCTTCGGCATGGGCGCGACGGTCGTCTGGGAGAACCCGAACTTCAACGGAGGCAACAAGTGA
- a CDS encoding HRDC domain-containing protein encodes MTDAQETAADTSLRTTGGAPPDDVAPAPIPLLEPREGIPPVVADDDALARVVAAFAAGTGPVAVDAERASGYRYGQRAYLVQLRREGAGSALIDPVGCPDLSGLGQALTGTEWILHAATQDLPCLRDIGMTPTSLFDTELAGRLAGFPRVGLGAIVENVLGYALEKGHSAVDWSTRPLPDPWLRYAALDVELLVDLRDALEEELDRQGKLEWALEEFDAIASAPPAPPRKDPWRRTSGMHKVRRRRQIAVVRELWTARDQVAQRRDISPGKVLGDAAIIEAALALPVNVQALTALPGFGHRMGRRQLEQWQAAVDRAKELPESELPQPGQQPAGPPPPRSWADKDPAAAARLSAARTAVSELAERLHLPQENLITPDTVRRVCWEPPKVLTPDTVENALAGHGARHWQITQVGPLLLRALDTSA; translated from the coding sequence GTGACCGACGCCCAAGAGACCGCAGCAGACACCTCACTGCGAACCACCGGGGGCGCTCCCCCGGACGACGTCGCCCCGGCGCCGATCCCCTTGCTCGAACCGCGCGAGGGCATCCCGCCGGTGGTGGCGGACGACGACGCGCTGGCCCGGGTGGTCGCGGCCTTCGCCGCGGGCACCGGCCCCGTCGCCGTCGACGCCGAGCGCGCCTCGGGCTACCGCTACGGACAGCGCGCCTACCTCGTGCAGCTGCGCCGCGAGGGCGCCGGGAGCGCGCTGATCGACCCGGTCGGCTGCCCCGACCTCTCCGGTCTCGGCCAGGCGCTCACCGGCACCGAGTGGATCCTGCACGCCGCCACCCAGGACCTGCCCTGCCTCCGCGACATAGGCATGACCCCGACCTCGCTCTTCGACACGGAGCTCGCCGGACGGCTGGCGGGATTCCCGCGCGTCGGACTGGGCGCCATAGTGGAGAACGTCCTCGGCTACGCCCTGGAGAAGGGCCACTCGGCGGTCGACTGGTCCACCCGACCCCTGCCCGACCCCTGGCTGCGCTACGCCGCGCTCGACGTCGAGCTGCTGGTGGACCTGCGCGACGCCCTGGAGGAGGAGCTGGACCGGCAGGGCAAGCTGGAGTGGGCGCTGGAGGAGTTCGACGCGATCGCCTCGGCCCCGCCGGCTCCCCCGCGCAAGGATCCCTGGCGCCGCACCTCCGGCATGCACAAGGTGCGCCGCCGCCGCCAGATCGCGGTCGTACGGGAGCTGTGGACCGCCCGTGACCAGGTGGCGCAGCGGCGTGACATCTCGCCCGGCAAGGTGCTCGGCGACGCCGCAATCATCGAGGCGGCCCTGGCCCTCCCGGTGAACGTGCAGGCGCTCACCGCGCTGCCCGGCTTCGGGCACCGCATGGGGCGCCGTCAGCTGGAGCAGTGGCAGGCGGCCGTCGACCGGGCCAAGGAGCTGCCCGAGTCGGAGCTGCCGCAGCCCGGCCAGCAGCCCGCCGGCCCTCCGCCGCCCCGCTCCTGGGCCGACAAGGACCCGGCCGCCGCGGCCCGGCTGTCGGCGGCCCGCACCGCGGTGTCGGAGCTCGCCGAGCGGCTGCACCTGCCGCAGGAGAACCTGATCACCCCCGACACCGTGCGCCGGGTCTGCTGGGAGCCGCCCAAGGTCCTGACCCCGGACACCGTCGAGAACGCCCTCGCCGGACACGGCGCGCGCCACTGGCAGATCACCCAGGTCGGCCCGCTGCTGCTGCGGGCCCTGGACACCAGCGCCTGA
- a CDS encoding helix-turn-helix transcriptional regulator, giving the protein MSVLLEQPASLVAYRPNKPTAMVVVADPRVRSTVTRHLWALGVRDVIEASSIAEARPRVGNPRDICVADVHLPDGSGLTLLSETRAAGWPNGLALSAADDIGAVRNALAGGVKGYVVTGTRTNIGHPTRPGVAPIGANAARMHRRPPGSPSHPGGYRELSGREVEVLRLVAEGQSNKAIGVSMGLSALTVKSHLARIARKLGTGDRAGMVAVALRTGIIH; this is encoded by the coding sequence GTGTCCGTTCTCCTCGAGCAGCCCGCAAGCCTGGTCGCCTACCGCCCGAACAAGCCGACGGCCATGGTCGTCGTGGCCGACCCGCGCGTCCGTTCCACCGTCACCCGCCATCTGTGGGCCCTCGGAGTTCGTGACGTCATCGAGGCGTCGTCCATCGCGGAGGCCCGCCCCCGCGTCGGCAACCCGCGCGACATCTGCGTTGCCGACGTCCACCTGCCCGACGGTTCCGGGCTGACCCTGCTGTCCGAGACCCGAGCCGCCGGCTGGCCGAACGGCCTCGCCCTCTCCGCCGCCGATGACATCGGCGCCGTGCGCAACGCCCTCGCGGGCGGCGTGAAGGGCTACGTCGTCACCGGCACCCGTACCAACATCGGCCACCCCACCCGTCCCGGCGTCGCCCCGATCGGCGCCAATGCCGCCCGTATGCACCGTCGGCCCCCCGGTTCCCCGAGCCACCCGGGCGGCTACCGCGAACTCTCCGGCCGTGAGGTGGAGGTGCTCCGCCTGGTCGCCGAAGGCCAGTCCAACAAGGCCATCGGCGTCTCGATGGGCCTCTCCGCACTCACCGTGAAGAGCCACCTCGCCCGCATCGCCCGCAAGCTCGGCACCGGGGACCGCGCCGGAATGGTCGCCGTGGCCCTGCGGACGGGCATCATCCACTGA
- a CDS encoding DUF3000 domain-containing protein, which translates to MAPAQGQFSDHSDGTDSEESAEGETVPQAFRSAVDALRSARLRPELEVESTRPPKRLAPHAYAVEAAVVEGEDDLADGRLVLLHDPAGHDAWQGTFRLVTLVRAELEPEMAADPLLPEVCWSWLTGALDARGLSYGEAGGTVTRAGSHYFGALSERRPATQIEIRASWTPREGRGGVPDMGAHLVAWGDLLCQLAGLPPSGTSDAAVVTLPQRRGPQVS; encoded by the coding sequence ATGGCTCCGGCTCAGGGACAATTTTCCGATCATTCCGATGGCACTGACAGCGAGGAGAGTGCGGAGGGCGAAACAGTCCCGCAGGCGTTCCGGTCGGCGGTCGACGCGCTGCGTTCCGCCCGCCTCCGGCCCGAACTGGAGGTCGAGTCCACGCGGCCGCCGAAGCGGCTCGCCCCGCACGCGTACGCCGTGGAGGCCGCCGTCGTGGAGGGCGAGGACGATCTCGCCGACGGCCGGCTGGTCCTCCTGCACGACCCGGCCGGCCACGACGCCTGGCAGGGCACCTTCCGCCTGGTGACGCTCGTCCGGGCCGAGCTGGAACCGGAGATGGCGGCCGACCCGCTGCTGCCCGAGGTGTGCTGGTCCTGGCTGACCGGGGCACTGGACGCCCGGGGGCTCTCGTACGGGGAGGCCGGCGGGACGGTGACGCGCGCCGGGTCGCACTACTTCGGCGCACTGTCCGAGCGCCGCCCGGCGACACAGATCGAGATCCGGGCCTCGTGGACGCCGCGCGAGGGGCGCGGCGGGGTGCCGGACATGGGCGCGCACCTGGTCGCCTGGGGAGATCTGCTCTGCCAGCTCGCCGGTCTGCCGCCGTCCGGCACGAGCGACGCCGCGGTGGTGACCCTGCCCCAGCGGCGCGGACCGCAGGTTTCCTGA